From the Acidobacteriota bacterium genome, the window GCGCCCACGGCGGGCTCGGTGATCCTGGCGGGCGTGTTACTAAAGATGGGAACGTATGGCTTGATACGCTTCTCCTTGCCATTCTTTCCGCAGGCGGCGATGCATCCGACGGTGCGCTTCTGGATGATCACGCTCTCGATCATCGGCATCTTGTACGGGGCTTTAGTCTCGCTGATGCAGAAGGACATGAAGAAGCTGGTGGCATACTCCTCCGTCAGCCACCTCGGCTTCTGCACCCTGGGGTTGTTTGCGCTGAACCCGCTTGGACTCAGTGGCTCGGTGCTGCAGCAGGTGAACCACGGTATCTCCACCGGCGCGCTCTTCTTGATCGTCGGCATCCTGTATGAGCGGCGGCACACGCGCGAGATATCCGAATACGGCGGCATCGCCAGCGTGATGCCGGTGTACGCCACCATCACGCTCATCATGTTCCTAAGTTCGCTGGGACTGCCGCTACTGAATGGGTTCATCGGCGAGTTCACCATCCTGCAAGGTGCGTTCATGGAGAACCGCCAGTGGGTGTTCTGGGCGGTGTGGGGCGTGGTGCTGGGCGCGGCTTACCTGCTGTGGCTCTATCAGCGCGTCTTCTTTGGCCCGGTGACCAATCCCAAGAACCAGAACCTGCCCGACCTCACGCCGCGTGAGATCGCGACCTTCGTGCCGCTGCTCATCCTGGCGGTATGGATCGGGGTCTATCCGAAGCCGTTCTTCCGCATCCTGGAACAACCGGTGGCGCAGATCGTGAAGATCGTGCGTCCGAATGAGTACGGGACAATGAATGCTAATGCGGAGAAGTCTGCACCGGCGCAACCTGCTGCCGCCGCGCAATCGGCGACCCAGCCCGAGGGCAGCCGCTAGTGCCGATAGTCATCAACCAGTTCGCGAACGTCCACGACCTTGCCGTCGTGATGCCGATGGTGATGCTCGCGCTTTTCGGCTGCGGCATCCTGATCGTGGATCTTTTGCTGCCCGCCGCGGACAAACGCTGGAATGCGGCCACGGCCGCCATTGGACTGGTCTTCGCTTCGGGCTCGCTGTGGCGCGTGCAGCAGATGCTCGCGCGCGGCGGCACGCTGGATGTGACCGGCTTCAACGGCACGGTGGTCATGGATCCCATGGCCATCTTCTTCTTCTGGCTGTTCATTGTGGCGACCGCGCTCACCATCCTGATCTCGGTGCGCTACATGGAGATCGAGCAGGAAGACCACGGCGAGTATTACGCGCTCATGCTGTTCTCCGTCGTCGGCATGATGTGCATGGCTTCGGGTAAAGACATCGTTCTACTGTTCATCGGCCTGGAACTGATGGCGATCTCGACGTATGTGCTGGTGGGATTCCTGCGGCGCGACAAACGCTCCAATGAGGCCGCGCTGAAATATCTGCTGCTGAGCGCTTTCTCCAGCGGCATCTTCGCCTACGGCCTGTCGTTGCTCTACGGACTCACGGGCACGACGGACGTCACCATGATCGGGCGCCGCTTAGCGGTACTGCAGCACTCGAGCTATCCCATCCTCGTGTTGGCGGTGGTGACCACGCTGGCCGGGCTATTCTTCAAGATCGCGGCGGTGCCGTTCCATCAGTGGGCGCCGGACGCATACGAAGGCGCGCCCACGGCGATCACCGGATTCATGTCGGTGGCAGGCAAAGCGGCGGCATGGGCGCTGCTGTTGCGCATCTTCTTATATGCGCTGCGTTACGCTTCGGAACTGTGGATGCCCATGGTCATCTTCGTCGCCATCGCCACCCTCACCGGCGGCAACCTGGCGGCGATCACGCAGAACAACCTCAAGCGCCTGCTGGCCTATTCTTCGATCGCGCACGTGGGTTACATGATGCTGGGCCTGGTGGCGTGGAACGATACCGGCATCAAAGGCATCCTGGTGTACCTGCTGGTCTACACCTTCATGAACCTGGGCGCGTTCGCGGTGATCGTGTCGCTGCGGCGGCGCGACCTGATCGGCGATGAGATCGACGATATCGCCGGACTCTGGTTCAAGCGCCCGGTGGAAGCCATGCTGATGGTGATCTTCCTGCTTTCGCTAGGCGGCATCCCGCCGCTGGCCGGGTTCTACGGCAAGTACTTCATCTTCCTGGCGCTGATCCAGACCGGACACTACGTGCTGGCGTCGCTGGCGGTGTTCTACATCGCCGTCTCGCTCTACTACTACCTGCGCATCATCAACGCCATGCTGATGCGGCCGGCGCTTGACGCCGAGCCCATCCACCCGGCCTTCGGCCTGCGCCTGGCGCTGCTCATCACGGGCGCGGCCACGGTGGGCATCGGATTGTTTCCCGAGCTGATCATCCGCGCCGCAACGTGGACGATCACGGCGCCGCAAGCGGTGACGCAGGCGTTCTTGCGCTAGGCGGCGCTGTCTTTCTGCTCGCAACCCATTTCTTCGAGTATTCTTTTTTCCGAATGATCCATTCTTCGAGCAACCCATATGACGGACGAGCAGCGCTCGCCGGACTTTGATCCGAACGAAAAGCGTGAGATGCGCGCGGAAAAACGCGAGCGGCGCTCGTGGCAGCAAGTCGCCAAGTATGGCGAGCTGGGATTCCTGTTGCCGGCGGCTACCTTTGTGGGCTGGGCCATCGGCGCAGGTCTCGATCGTTGGCTGGGAACGAAGTGGATCACGCTGACGGGCGTGATCGTGGGGATCGTGGCCGGGTTCGTGCAGATGATCCGGACGGCGCTGAAGGCAAGCCGGTAGGTATCGGGTGACCTGGTGAGCGGCGGGTGAGAGCGACGATGAAAGAAAGCCCTGATCCGGGAGAACGTCCGGGAGAGCCAGTCACTGAGGCCTTCTTCGCCGGCGCCTATGCCCGGATGACGCGCATCATGGTGGCGCTGGCGGTGGTCGCCGCGCCGGTGCTGGCGGCAATGCTGGGCTGGCGGTTCGCGCTTGGCTTCCTGGCCGGCGCGCTGGTTGGAGCGGCAAACTTCTACTGGCTGAAGTCGGGGGTGGACGCGCTCGCCGACGTGGTCACGCGCACGGGCGAGCGTTCGACCGCCGGGATCGTGGTTAAATCCTTGCTGCGGTATGGATTGCTGGCGATTATCGTCTATGTTATTTTGAGAGGTTCTGGACAGGGTATTTACGGCTTCTTTGCAGGCCTGTTCGTGCCGGTGGCGGCAATGGTCTGCGAGGGAGTGTACGAAGCGTGGAGCACGCTGCGGCACGACGTCTAGTCTTCTACATGACACTTGCTTTCTTAGCTTCGGCGACCCAGCTGCCCTTCACGGCATTCCTGAACCGTATCTTGGGCGGGCCGGTGACGGCGCTGCTGCACGCGCTCGGCATCCATCCCCACGACCCCGCCGCGCCCATCAATAACTTTGTCGCCATGCAGCTCCTGGTGGTGCTCTTCCTCACGCTGGTGTTTGTGTTCGTGCGCTCGCGGCTCTCGGTGGAGGATCCGGGCGGGACGCAGCACCTGTTCGAAGGTATCTACGGCTTCGTCGACGAGTTGGGCCGGAGCTTGATCGGCCACGGCCACGAGAAGTACACCGGCTTCCTGATGGCGTTGGGCATGTTCATCCTGACGTCGAACC encodes:
- a CDS encoding NADH-quinone oxidoreductase subunit M; translation: MQNHILSIILLTPLAGALLLLFVPKENTNAIKWIANLFALGGFVVSLPLVVWFWASVDQPGFKFVEGAANNWIPSIGAGYLIGIDGISFLLIMLTTLLGWISILSSWEAIQDRVKEYYIWFLILQTGMLGVFMALDFFLFYVFWEVMLVPMYLLIGIWGGPRKLYAAIKFFLYTLVGSVLLLLGILFLYFHHHAVGNAYTFAFADVTGPGTAVMGGLWISTASIAAKWGLKYVILLFLAFFIGFAIKVPMFPFHTWLPDAHVEAPTAGSVILAGVLLKMGTYGLIRFSLPFFPQAAMHPTVRFWMITLSIIGILYGALVSLMQKDMKKLVAYSSVSHLGFCTLGLFALNPLGLSGSVLQQVNHGISTGALFLIVGILYERRHTREISEYGGIASVMPVYATITLIMFLSSLGLPLLNGFIGEFTILQGAFMENRQWVFWAVWGVVLGAAYLLWLYQRVFFGPVTNPKNQNLPDLTPREIATFVPLLILAVWIGVYPKPFFRILEQPVAQIVKIVRPNEYGTMNANAEKSAPAQPAAAAQSATQPEGSR
- a CDS encoding NADH-quinone oxidoreductase subunit N translates to MPIVINQFANVHDLAVVMPMVMLALFGCGILIVDLLLPAADKRWNAATAAIGLVFASGSLWRVQQMLARGGTLDVTGFNGTVVMDPMAIFFFWLFIVATALTILISVRYMEIEQEDHGEYYALMLFSVVGMMCMASGKDIVLLFIGLELMAISTYVLVGFLRRDKRSNEAALKYLLLSAFSSGIFAYGLSLLYGLTGTTDVTMIGRRLAVLQHSSYPILVLAVVTTLAGLFFKIAAVPFHQWAPDAYEGAPTAITGFMSVAGKAAAWALLLRIFLYALRYASELWMPMVIFVAIATLTGGNLAAITQNNLKRLLAYSSIAHVGYMMLGLVAWNDTGIKGILVYLLVYTFMNLGAFAVIVSLRRRDLIGDEIDDIAGLWFKRPVEAMLMVIFLLSLGGIPPLAGFYGKYFIFLALIQTGHYVLASLAVFYIAVSLYYYLRIINAMLMRPALDAEPIHPAFGLRLALLITGAATVGIGLFPELIIRAATWTITAPQAVTQAFLR
- a CDS encoding AtpZ/AtpI family protein, with amino-acid sequence MTDEQRSPDFDPNEKREMRAEKRERRSWQQVAKYGELGFLLPAATFVGWAIGAGLDRWLGTKWITLTGVIVGIVAGFVQMIRTALKASR
- a CDS encoding ATP synthase subunit I, translated to MKESPDPGERPGEPVTEAFFAGAYARMTRIMVALAVVAAPVLAAMLGWRFALGFLAGALVGAANFYWLKSGVDALADVVTRTGERSTAGIVVKSLLRYGLLAIIVYVILRGSGQGIYGFFAGLFVPVAAMVCEGVYEAWSTLRHDV